A window of the Candidatus Jettenia caeni genome harbors these coding sequences:
- a CDS encoding threonine synthase has translation MPYHAWFQCISGCDEKYELNEIIYQCRKCGDLLEVKHDLSKLRRHSPEHWKKLFDERYRRTKWPYGSSVWGKKEFVCPNVDNENIVSLYEGGSNLFWAERLGKELGVEDLWIKQCGNAHTGSFKDLGMTVLVSMVKQMISEGKSIPAVACASTGDTSAALASYCAAAGILAIVFLPKNKVSHAQLIQPIANGALTLSLDTDFDGCMKLVREICSKNTIYLANSMNSLRIEGQKTVSMEIVQQFDWEVPDVIIVPGGNLGNTAALGKGFLMMKELGLIEKQPRIVCAQAAKANPLYLSYLHGFKEFRPVKAQKTLANAIQIGDPVSYKKAINVLKTFHGIVEQATEDELANASAQADRTGLFSCPHTGVALAVLIKLIKKNEIMRNEKVVVISTAHGLKFPEFKINYHENKLEEVIPRFANLPVEVSPRYDEIMTAIDRKLEKISL, from the coding sequence ATGCCATATCACGCATGGTTTCAATGCATTTCAGGTTGCGATGAAAAGTATGAGCTGAACGAGATTATTTACCAATGCAGGAAGTGCGGTGATTTGCTGGAGGTAAAACACGATTTAAGTAAACTTCGCAGGCATTCCCCGGAGCATTGGAAAAAGTTATTTGATGAACGCTATAGGAGAACCAAGTGGCCTTACGGAAGTTCCGTCTGGGGTAAAAAGGAGTTTGTTTGTCCAAATGTTGATAATGAGAATATTGTTTCTCTTTATGAAGGGGGCAGTAATCTTTTTTGGGCAGAGCGACTCGGAAAGGAACTTGGTGTTGAAGACCTTTGGATTAAACAGTGTGGGAATGCCCATACGGGTTCTTTTAAAGACTTAGGGATGACCGTACTGGTATCTATGGTTAAGCAAATGATTTCTGAAGGGAAAAGCATCCCGGCTGTTGCTTGTGCTTCTACCGGAGATACTTCTGCAGCATTGGCTTCGTATTGTGCTGCAGCCGGCATTCTTGCCATTGTATTTTTGCCAAAGAATAAGGTGTCTCATGCACAACTTATTCAGCCTATCGCAAATGGAGCTCTCACTTTATCGTTGGATACGGATTTCGATGGGTGCATGAAACTTGTTAGGGAAATATGCAGCAAAAATACTATCTACTTAGCGAACTCCATGAATTCTCTCCGAATTGAAGGACAGAAGACAGTAAGTATGGAAATAGTTCAGCAGTTTGATTGGGAAGTGCCTGATGTAATAATTGTTCCGGGAGGAAATTTGGGCAATACGGCAGCATTAGGAAAAGGCTTTCTCATGATGAAGGAATTGGGTCTGATAGAGAAACAACCTCGCATCGTATGTGCACAAGCAGCAAAGGCAAACCCTCTGTATCTTAGTTATTTACATGGATTCAAAGAATTTAGGCCGGTGAAGGCACAAAAGACCCTTGCTAATGCAATTCAAATAGGCGATCCTGTGAGTTATAAAAAGGCTATCAATGTCTTAAAAACTTTCCATGGTATTGTAGAACAGGCAACAGAGGATGAATTGGCAAATGCTTCTGCACAAGCAGATAGAACCGGTTTATTTAGTTGTCCCCATACAGGAGTAGCATTAGCAGTATTAATAAAATTAATAAAAAAGAATGAGATAATGCGGAACGAAAAGGTTGTAGTTATCTCTACTGCACACGGTTTGAAATTTCCTGAATTTAAAATAAACTATCACGAGAATAAATTAGAAGAAGTAATCCCACGTTTTGCCAATCTTCCGGTAGAAGTTTCACCAAGGTACGATGAGATAATGACTGCGATCGACAGGAAACTTGAGAAAATATCTTTATAA
- a CDS encoding peptidase — MSYFKTAILLIALTLLFIWVGNMVGGRQGAMFAFVMAMGMNFFSYWFSDKIVLKMYGAKEISEQHLPTYYGIVKELTTQAGIPMPKIYVIPTNAMNAFATGRNPSHAAVAVTEGMLNSLTREELKGVLGHELSHIRHRDILISTIVATIAGAIMLLADMARWGALFGGVGGREEEEGRGGGGIGVLFLAILAPIAALLIQMAISRSREYAADEGGALLTRNPLGLASALEKLQRAAIAKPMDAGKSTAHLFIVNPLSGRSFAAIFSTHPPIEERIKRLRAMA; from the coding sequence ATGAGTTATTTTAAGACAGCTATATTATTAATTGCCTTGACGCTATTATTCATATGGGTTGGTAACATGGTTGGAGGGCGGCAAGGAGCGATGTTTGCCTTTGTTATGGCAATGGGTATGAATTTCTTCAGTTATTGGTTCAGCGATAAGATTGTTTTGAAGATGTACGGCGCTAAGGAAATCTCTGAGCAACATCTGCCGACTTACTATGGAATTGTTAAGGAGCTAACAACGCAGGCAGGAATTCCTATGCCTAAAATATATGTTATACCAACAAATGCTATGAATGCATTTGCAACAGGGAGAAACCCAAGCCATGCCGCTGTAGCTGTTACCGAAGGAATGCTCAACTCTTTGACTCGTGAAGAATTAAAAGGAGTTTTGGGGCATGAGTTAAGTCATATCAGACATAGAGATATACTTATATCTACCATCGTAGCTACTATTGCAGGTGCTATTATGCTATTAGCGGATATGGCCCGATGGGGGGCGCTTTTTGGCGGAGTTGGAGGAAGAGAAGAGGAAGAAGGTAGAGGGGGCGGCGGTATCGGAGTTTTATTTTTGGCTATTTTAGCGCCTATTGCAGCCCTTTTAATCCAAATGGCAATCTCACGCTCACGAGAGTATGCTGCCGATGAAGGTGGTGCCTTATTGACTAGAAATCCATTAGGGTTAGCTAGCGCCCTTGAAAAATTACAAAGGGCAGCAATCGCTAAGCCAATGGATGCAGGTAAATCTACTGCACATTTATTTATTGTGAATCCATTAAGCGGCCGCTCATTCGCTGCAATTTTTAGTACTCACCCACCAATCGAAGAACGGATCAAGAGGCTCAGGGCTATGGCATAA
- a CDS encoding 3-isopropylmalate dehydratase large subunit: MGMTITEKIIAAHSNLKEVHPGQFVYANVDICLGNDITAPIAIEEFEKTGIKKVFDPEKIVLVPDHFTPNKDIKSAQQSKSLREFSVEHNLKHYFEIGRMGIEHALLPEKGIVAPGDLVIGADSHTCTYGALGAFSTGVGSTDLAACFATGKVWLKVPESIKFIFHGQAKNWTSGKDLILYTIGKIGVDGALYKAMEFTGSAITHLSMDDRFAICNMAIEAGAKSGIISPDKNTEDYIKGRVGKKYTMYQSDSDCGYTKTYEFDANDISPQIALPSLPENTKPVEDVSGIKIDQVVIGSCTNGRISDLRIAAQILKGKKIHPSIRLIIIPATQDIYRQALKESLIEIFIEAEAVVSTPTCGPCLGGHMGILAEGERALSTTNRNFVGRMGHPKSEIYLCSPAVAAASAITGVITPPNEVVKK; this comes from the coding sequence ATGGGAATGACAATAACAGAGAAGATTATTGCTGCACACAGTAATCTCAAAGAAGTACATCCAGGACAATTTGTTTATGCGAATGTCGACATTTGTTTAGGAAATGATATTACTGCGCCTATTGCTATCGAAGAATTTGAAAAGACCGGAATTAAAAAAGTTTTTGATCCGGAAAAAATCGTATTAGTCCCGGATCATTTCACTCCCAATAAAGATATTAAATCTGCCCAACAATCAAAATCCCTTCGTGAATTTTCTGTAGAGCATAACTTGAAGCATTATTTTGAAATTGGTCGGATGGGAATAGAACACGCGCTTCTTCCGGAAAAAGGTATTGTAGCTCCTGGCGACCTTGTCATAGGCGCCGATTCTCATACTTGCACATATGGCGCACTTGGGGCGTTTTCCACCGGGGTTGGAAGCACTGATCTTGCCGCATGCTTTGCTACGGGAAAGGTGTGGTTGAAGGTACCTGAATCAATTAAGTTTATTTTTCATGGTCAGGCAAAAAACTGGACATCCGGGAAAGACTTAATCCTTTATACGATTGGGAAGATAGGTGTGGACGGCGCTCTTTATAAGGCAATGGAATTTACCGGTAGCGCCATTACTCATTTGTCTATGGATGATCGTTTTGCTATATGCAATATGGCAATAGAAGCCGGTGCGAAGAGTGGGATTATCTCTCCTGATAAAAATACAGAAGATTATATAAAAGGCAGGGTAGGGAAGAAATATACAATGTATCAAAGCGATTCTGATTGTGGATATACGAAAACGTATGAATTTGATGCCAATGATATTTCACCCCAGATAGCGCTTCCCAGTTTGCCTGAGAATACAAAACCAGTAGAAGATGTCTCAGGGATTAAGATTGATCAGGTAGTTATAGGCTCTTGTACTAATGGAAGGATTTCAGACCTTCGCATAGCAGCTCAAATCCTCAAAGGGAAAAAGATACATCCCTCTATTCGACTTATCATTATACCAGCAACCCAGGATATTTACAGACAAGCATTAAAAGAGAGCCTGATTGAGATATTTATTGAAGCTGAAGCAGTAGTTTCTACTCCGACATGTGGTCCCTGTCTGGGAGGACATATGGGAATTCTGGCAGAAGGAGAGCGGGCATTATCAACGACTAACCGTAACTTTGTTGGTCGTATGGGTCATCCTAAAAGCGAGATATATCTTTGCAGTCCCGCTGTTGCCGCTGCGTCTGCCATTACAGGTGTTATAACACCACCTAATGAGGTGGTAAAGAAGTAA
- a CDS encoding putative CoA enzyme activase, whose protein sequence is MSRKKYIGLDIGSVSVKAVLINEHKEILEDHYIRAHGQPVETFLLVLKDLFNRTHIDDIDGMAITGSGGKLVSELMNIAFINEVVAHSKATTTLHPEVRTIVEIGGEDSKLMLIERDPTTQQTKVSDFSMNTMCAAGTGSFLDQQATRLGIAIEKEFGELALKSKNPPRIAGRCSVFAKTDMIHLQQEGTPVHDIVAGLCYAMARNFKSNIGKGKEFFRPIVLQGGVAANAGMVKAFEDILELKLGELIIPKYFKVMGAIGAVFTIMDKGIHSPFRGLKEIEEYLRNRSAKASNLEPLRTDNYKIIDGLHPVIGDEKIEAYVGVDVGSISTNVVVIDKYKNVLSRRYLMTAGRPLEAVKQGLYEVGLEIGDKVVICGAGTTGSGRYLTGDFIGADIAKNEITAHATAAACVDKNVDTIFEIGGQDSKFIRLENGAIVDFAMNKVCAAGTGSFLEEQAEKLSISIKGEFSKRALSSCCPSHLGERCTVFMESDLNHHQQRGTSKDDLLAGLSYSVVLNFINRVVEDRKIGNTIFFQGGVAANRGVKAAFEKVTGKKIIVPPHHDIMGAIGSAIIAMEEKTWEKSRFKGFDLRHKRYELSSFVCKDCSNICEIRKVSIEGENPLHYGSRCGKFDDERSLKKGKHLPRLFRERKEALFNTYKKNKPDQPIGKKIGIPQVSTFHDFYPMWKAFFIELGFDVITSSDTNKDIVYNGVEVITAETCFPIKVAHGHVIDLLDRDIDYLFLPSVINLTHASSKLTHSYACPYVQCIPYLVRSAIDFREKSFKVLSPIIHFEYGEEYVNKTLRQMARDIGRTGKVVETSIKAAHEAQQAFNKTLEARGKEILEKLGENERAFVLISRSYNGCDTGMNLGLPEKLRDLGIMTIPLDFLKLDLEDVAHNYPNMYWKTGQKFLAAARLIAKDKRLYPLYITNFGCGPDSFITKFFTKELEGKPCLTIEIDEHSSDVGAITRCEAFIDSLKNVKPGHNGKRLRETIPVEGFIEKKKRTIYIPYMCDHGRMIAASMRANGVLAEALPMANRQSVDIGRKFTSGKECYPAILTTGDIVKKALNPDFDPESSAFFMATASGPCRFGQYNTFHRMVLDELGFHNVPIYTMDQGENYGEDTKKLGTHFRKLAWNGIMYIDLLQKLQRETRPYEVNTGETDVLYENYVKKSEIALEKHLDLVELSREACKAFTDIKVDRSKPRPLIGVIGETYVRCNEFANNFLARNIERLGGEAFIPPFAEWINYIAHCRRENCLSEKNYKGFLGEFISDIVQRYDAYRLTQVFKGRIRHFLKDTSIKELIKKGKPYIDDSYKGDPVLSMGKAIEYFEEGFDGIVNVIPFHCMPGTVVNGVLEKFQRDFNGLPCLKLSFDGQEQTNEETRLEAFIHQAHQRMESKLNSKKYDKVNDRQKKPFVAFHSQDKERKKISKKEVFSE, encoded by the coding sequence ATGTCCCGGAAAAAATATATAGGACTGGATATTGGCTCAGTCAGTGTGAAAGCGGTATTGATTAATGAGCATAAGGAAATTTTGGAAGACCATTATATCCGCGCGCATGGTCAACCGGTAGAAACATTTCTCCTTGTCTTAAAAGATCTATTCAACAGAACCCACATTGACGATATCGATGGTATGGCTATTACAGGGTCTGGCGGCAAGTTAGTGTCTGAGTTAATGAACATTGCGTTTATTAACGAAGTTGTGGCTCATAGCAAGGCGACTACAACATTACACCCTGAAGTACGGACTATTGTCGAAATTGGCGGTGAAGACTCAAAGCTCATGCTTATTGAACGTGACCCTACAACACAACAAACAAAGGTCTCGGATTTCTCAATGAATACTATGTGCGCTGCGGGCACAGGCTCATTTTTAGATCAACAAGCCACAAGGCTCGGCATTGCTATAGAGAAAGAATTTGGGGAATTGGCATTAAAATCTAAGAACCCGCCACGCATAGCCGGCCGCTGCAGTGTGTTTGCCAAAACTGATATGATCCATCTTCAGCAAGAGGGTACACCTGTACATGATATTGTTGCTGGCCTCTGTTATGCTATGGCAAGGAATTTTAAAAGCAATATCGGAAAGGGAAAGGAATTTTTCAGACCTATTGTCTTGCAAGGTGGTGTAGCAGCAAATGCTGGTATGGTTAAGGCGTTCGAGGATATTTTAGAACTTAAACTAGGGGAACTGATTATACCAAAATATTTTAAGGTAATGGGAGCAATTGGGGCGGTATTTACTATTATGGATAAAGGTATTCATTCACCTTTCAGAGGACTGAAGGAGATTGAGGAGTACCTGAGGAACCGCAGCGCAAAGGCATCTAACCTTGAACCTCTCCGTACAGATAACTATAAAATCATTGATGGATTACATCCGGTTATTGGAGATGAGAAGATTGAGGCATATGTCGGTGTAGACGTTGGTTCAATTAGCACAAATGTTGTTGTTATCGATAAATATAAAAATGTCTTATCAAGACGCTATCTTATGACGGCGGGAAGACCATTAGAAGCTGTAAAGCAAGGTCTTTATGAAGTGGGATTGGAGATAGGAGATAAAGTGGTTATCTGTGGTGCTGGAACCACAGGCTCCGGCCGTTACCTGACAGGAGATTTTATCGGCGCTGATATTGCAAAAAATGAAATAACAGCTCATGCTACTGCTGCGGCTTGTGTGGATAAAAATGTAGATACTATTTTTGAAATCGGTGGACAAGATTCAAAATTTATACGATTAGAAAATGGCGCTATTGTTGATTTTGCCATGAATAAAGTATGTGCTGCTGGCACGGGTTCATTTTTAGAAGAGCAGGCCGAAAAGCTGAGTATAAGTATCAAAGGTGAATTTAGCAAACGAGCCCTTTCTTCGTGTTGTCCCTCCCATCTTGGTGAACGGTGCACCGTTTTTATGGAATCCGATCTTAACCATCACCAACAACGGGGAACATCCAAGGATGATTTACTGGCAGGTCTTAGTTACTCTGTAGTGTTGAACTTTATTAACCGCGTGGTTGAGGATAGAAAGATTGGAAATACTATTTTCTTTCAGGGAGGAGTGGCCGCTAACCGAGGTGTGAAGGCAGCTTTCGAGAAAGTAACAGGGAAAAAGATTATAGTTCCCCCTCATCATGATATTATGGGCGCCATTGGCTCTGCCATTATTGCTATGGAAGAAAAAACCTGGGAAAAATCAAGATTTAAAGGATTTGATCTCCGCCACAAAAGATATGAGCTGTCCTCTTTTGTTTGCAAGGATTGTTCAAACATCTGCGAAATTAGAAAAGTCAGTATTGAGGGAGAAAATCCGCTTCATTATGGCAGTCGTTGTGGTAAATTTGACGATGAACGGTCTTTAAAAAAGGGGAAACACCTGCCCAGACTCTTTCGTGAAAGGAAGGAAGCCCTCTTTAATACCTACAAGAAAAACAAACCAGACCAGCCTATCGGGAAAAAGATCGGTATACCCCAGGTGTCTACCTTCCATGATTTTTATCCTATGTGGAAGGCATTTTTCATAGAATTAGGTTTTGATGTTATAACTTCCAGCGATACCAATAAAGATATTGTTTATAATGGGGTAGAAGTAATTACCGCAGAAACATGCTTTCCCATTAAAGTAGCCCACGGACATGTAATAGATCTTTTAGACAGGGATATTGATTATCTGTTCCTTCCCAGCGTTATTAATTTAACACATGCCAGTTCAAAACTTACACACTCATATGCATGTCCTTATGTACAATGTATTCCCTATCTTGTGCGCTCGGCTATTGATTTTAGGGAAAAGAGCTTTAAGGTCTTGTCTCCCATTATTCATTTTGAATACGGAGAGGAGTATGTAAATAAGACACTGCGGCAAATGGCAAGAGATATAGGAAGAACAGGGAAAGTAGTAGAAACGTCTATCAAGGCAGCACATGAAGCACAGCAAGCTTTTAACAAAACTTTAGAGGCTCGGGGAAAAGAAATTTTAGAGAAATTAGGAGAAAATGAAAGGGCATTTGTGCTGATTAGTCGCTCTTACAATGGATGTGATACCGGTATGAACTTAGGTCTTCCGGAAAAACTGCGTGATTTAGGAATTATGACCATTCCTCTCGATTTTTTGAAGTTAGACCTTGAAGATGTTGCTCATAATTATCCAAATATGTACTGGAAAACGGGGCAAAAATTTCTTGCGGCTGCCAGATTAATAGCTAAAGATAAGAGACTCTATCCGTTGTATATTACTAATTTTGGCTGTGGTCCTGATTCATTTATAACTAAATTCTTTACTAAAGAGCTAGAGGGAAAACCTTGTTTGACCATAGAAATTGATGAGCACAGTTCTGATGTGGGGGCAATAACTCGATGTGAGGCATTTATCGACAGCCTGAAAAATGTTAAGCCCGGCCATAACGGTAAAAGATTAAGAGAAACTATTCCTGTTGAAGGATTCATTGAAAAAAAGAAAAGGACGATTTACATTCCTTATATGTGCGATCATGGAAGAATGATTGCCGCCTCTATGAGAGCGAATGGAGTACTGGCAGAGGCGCTGCCTATGGCAAACAGGCAATCGGTTGATATCGGGCGCAAATTTACTTCAGGAAAGGAATGTTATCCTGCGATTCTTACAACAGGAGATATTGTAAAAAAGGCGTTAAATCCTGATTTTGATCCCGAATCCAGCGCATTCTTTATGGCAACAGCATCCGGTCCTTGCCGATTTGGACAATATAATACATTCCATCGTATGGTATTGGATGAGCTTGGATTTCATAATGTGCCTATATACACAATGGATCAAGGAGAAAACTATGGCGAAGATACTAAAAAATTGGGCACCCATTTTCGCAAGTTAGCATGGAACGGCATTATGTATATTGACCTCTTGCAAAAGCTACAAAGAGAAACAAGGCCTTATGAAGTAAATACAGGTGAAACGGATGTGCTCTATGAAAATTACGTAAAAAAGTCAGAAATCGCGCTTGAAAAGCATCTAGATCTCGTTGAACTCTCCAGGGAAGCTTGCAAGGCTTTTACCGATATAAAGGTAGACCGGAGTAAACCCAGACCGTTAATCGGTGTCATCGGAGAAACCTATGTTCGATGCAATGAATTTGCAAATAATTTTCTCGCAAGGAATATTGAGCGTTTGGGAGGAGAGGCTTTTATTCCGCCTTTTGCCGAATGGATTAATTATATTGCACACTGCCGTAGGGAGAATTGCCTCTCTGAGAAGAATTACAAAGGTTTTTTAGGCGAATTTATTTCGGATATTGTCCAGAGATATGATGCCTATAGACTCACACAGGTATTTAAAGGGAGAATTCGGCACTTCTTGAAAGATACATCTATCAAAGAACTTATTAAAAAAGGGAAGCCGTATATAGATGATTCTTACAAAGGCGATCCGGTGCTGAGTATGGGCAAAGCAATTGAGTATTTTGAGGAAGGGTTTGATGGAATTGTAAATGTAATTCCTTTCCACTGTATGCCGGGAACGGTTGTAAATGGAGTGCTTGAAAAGTTTCAAAGAGATTTTAATGGTCTTCCATGTCTCAAATTATCCTTCGATGGTCAGGAGCAAACTAACGAAGAAACGAGGTTGGAAGCATTTATACACCAGGCACACCAAAGGATGGAAAGCAAATTAAATTCGAAAAAATATGATAAAGTAAACGATAGACAAAAAAAGCCTTTCGTTGCTTTTCATTCACAAGATAAAGAAAGAAAAAAGATTTCTAAAAAAGAAGTTTTTTCAGAGTAG
- a CDS encoding 3-isopropylmalate dehydratase small subunit, with product MKGTCWKFGDNINTDEIIPARYLNTINTKELASHCMEDIDPNFIKKAKGGDVIVAGDNFGCGSSREHAPIAIKAAGISCVIAKSFARIFFRNAINIGLPIFECPEAVEQIQEGDEIEIDLATAEILNHTSKKKFKFEPFPREMQEIIQAGGLMNFVKKNIAHSKNAL from the coding sequence ATGAAAGGCACATGTTGGAAATTTGGGGATAATATCAATACTGATGAAATCATCCCGGCGCGATATTTGAATACTATTAATACAAAAGAACTAGCATCTCACTGCATGGAGGATATTGATCCAAATTTTATAAAGAAAGCTAAAGGTGGTGATGTTATTGTGGCAGGAGATAACTTTGGATGCGGTTCCTCCCGTGAGCATGCGCCAATTGCCATCAAAGCTGCAGGGATTTCATGTGTTATCGCAAAATCCTTTGCCCGCATATTCTTTAGAAATGCTATCAATATTGGTTTGCCTATTTTTGAATGTCCTGAAGCGGTAGAACAAATTCAGGAGGGAGATGAAATAGAAATTGATCTGGCAACTGCTGAGATTCTCAACCATACTTCAAAAAAGAAATTCAAATTTGAACCGTTTCCGCGAGAGATGCAGGAGATTATTCAGGCTGGCGGATTAATGAATTTTGTAAAAAAGAATATAGCTCATTCTAAAAATGCGCTCTAG
- a CDS encoding putative flavoprotein, producing the protein MQTLEIKKNIHWVGALNATLRVFDVVFQTRYGTTYNSYLIKADKPALIDSVHAKFTEEHIAKLKSLIDLKDIYYVVVNHTEMDHSGALGDLLREAPNAQILSTKTAAFFLKNILHKDFNGKIVEDGEIVSLGNKQLKFIHAPFWHWPDTMFSYLEEDRVLFPCDGFATHFCDERLFDDRVDDFKEDFQHYYEHIMGPYRKKILEAIEKIRNLDIQLIAPSHGPILRTNPGKYIKAYEDWSTSRKDPNKKQIVIFYASMYGNTKKMAEAVAKGASTINTEVKLFDAAQISPEFIRCEIESADGILFGSSTLNGDAIRPMWDIIDIMFSVNAKGKKCATFGTYGWSGEATKQMEDRLNGLKLKVVQPPIKVVLTPTEDDLKRCSIFGYDFVKTLTNNPSA; encoded by the coding sequence ATGCAAACCTTGGAGATTAAAAAAAATATACATTGGGTAGGCGCATTAAATGCTACTCTGAGGGTATTCGATGTAGTATTTCAAACCCGATATGGCACTACATACAATTCTTATTTAATCAAAGCAGATAAACCTGCGCTTATTGATTCCGTTCATGCCAAGTTTACCGAAGAACATATCGCCAAACTCAAATCATTAATTGATCTAAAAGATATTTATTACGTTGTTGTCAATCATACAGAAATGGACCATTCAGGGGCGCTGGGTGATTTACTGAGAGAAGCTCCGAATGCTCAAATTTTATCTACAAAAACAGCGGCGTTTTTTCTAAAAAATATTCTTCATAAGGATTTTAACGGAAAAATAGTTGAAGATGGTGAGATTGTTAGTTTGGGCAATAAACAATTAAAGTTTATCCATGCTCCTTTTTGGCATTGGCCTGATACGATGTTTTCCTATTTAGAAGAAGATCGAGTGCTCTTTCCTTGTGACGGATTCGCAACACATTTTTGCGATGAACGGCTCTTTGATGACAGGGTAGATGATTTCAAGGAAGATTTTCAGCACTATTACGAGCACATAATGGGTCCTTATAGAAAGAAGATCCTTGAGGCGATAGAAAAGATTAGAAATTTAGACATCCAGTTGATTGCACCAAGTCACGGTCCTATTCTCCGAACTAATCCAGGGAAGTATATTAAAGCGTATGAAGATTGGAGTACATCGAGAAAAGATCCTAATAAAAAACAGATAGTAATTTTTTATGCGTCTATGTATGGAAATACGAAAAAAATGGCGGAAGCAGTAGCGAAGGGAGCATCTACAATAAACACAGAGGTAAAACTTTTTGATGCTGCTCAAATATCTCCGGAATTTATACGGTGTGAGATTGAATCGGCGGATGGTATATTGTTCGGGTCTTCAACTCTGAATGGCGATGCAATACGGCCGATGTGGGACATTATCGATATTATGTTTAGTGTTAATGCAAAAGGCAAGAAGTGCGCGACATTCGGTACGTATGGCTGGAGCGGTGAGGCAACAAAACAAATGGAAGACCGATTAAACGGGCTTAAATTAAAAGTTGTTCAGCCTCCCATAAAAGTTGTTCTTACTCCTACAGAAGACGATTTAAAAAGGTGTTCCATCTTCGGGTATGATTTTGTTAAGACACTAACAAACAACCCATCGGCATGA
- a CDS encoding 8-oxoguanine glycosylase codes for MSKVEDWYYITVRDRIFKVRQSPAYLEFDGVSKEFLMYYFALDEPYSTILTQINKDPHINSAIKRYYGLRIIRQDPWECLISFLCSSAANIPKITLNLEMLSRAFGKKIELNEFEQYSFPNPGELNNYEQILLAKTGFRAKYIKIANSLVSEDFLKSLRKLSYGEAKQTLRNIPGIGDKIADCILLFSLGFTEAFPIDTWMKKILQKLYFKNKVISNKELSAFGAKYFGKYAGYAQQFLYIFARNSMAA; via the coding sequence GTGTCTAAAGTAGAAGATTGGTATTATATTACCGTAAGAGACCGTATTTTTAAGGTTCGTCAATCTCCTGCATATCTGGAATTTGATGGGGTTAGCAAAGAATTTTTAATGTATTATTTTGCCCTTGATGAGCCATATTCTACTATCCTTACACAGATAAACAAGGATCCACACATAAATAGTGCTATCAAGAGATATTACGGTTTGAGGATTATACGACAAGATCCTTGGGAATGCCTGATATCTTTCCTGTGCTCTTCGGCAGCAAATATCCCTAAAATAACATTAAACCTTGAGATGTTATCACGAGCCTTTGGGAAAAAAATCGAGTTAAATGAATTTGAACAATATTCATTCCCAAATCCGGGAGAATTAAATAATTATGAGCAAATTTTATTAGCAAAGACAGGATTTCGGGCAAAATATATCAAAATCGCTAATAGTCTTGTTAGTGAGGATTTTTTAAAATCATTAAGAAAGCTTTCCTATGGCGAGGCAAAACAAACACTGAGAAATATCCCGGGCATCGGAGATAAGATTGCCGATTGTATTCTTTTGTTTTCGCTTGGTTTTACTGAAGCTTTTCCTATTGATACGTGGATGAAGAAAATTCTCCAGAAACTTTATTTCAAAAATAAAGTAATATCAAACAAAGAACTATCAGCCTTTGGGGCAAAATATTTTGGGAAATACGCTGGATATGCCCAGCAATTTCTCTATATATTTGCAAGAAATTCTATGGCAGCTTAA